TAGCGCACCTCGATGCCGAGCGACTTGGCAAGCGCCTTCACGTCGAAGGGAAGACCTCCGCCCACGTATGCGCGGGCGCGCCGGGCGTGCTCCTGGGCCGTGCGCATCACGGACCGCCTCTCGGGAGAGATGGAGAACAAACGTTCGTCCTGGGAGAGGGGGAGTCCTGCCAGACCGAGGTCCTGAAGGGGTGGGCTAGACGTCCTTCTTTGCGCGGGCCCTGCGCGCGCGGATCAACGTGAGGAGCGCCGCAGCGTACTCCTCGTCCAGTTCGCCGGACATCCAGATCTCTTCGACTTCACGACGGAGCTCGGACACCTTGCTCGGCACGTCGTCGTCCCCGAGGAAATAACCCCGCTCCAGCCCGTACCGGGCGCAAAACCTGTCGACCAGCGCCATGGTGGGATTCCGGCGGCCGTGAAGAACCTTCGAGATATACCCTCTGGTGAGCCCAAGGGACTGTTCCACCTGAGCCTGGGTCAACTCCGGGTGCTCCTCGAAGAAGCGAGCGATGTTTCGTCGGACGACTTCGCGCGTCTCCGTCCCGGCCACCTCCAGCGCGTTCCACCAACACATTAGGACAAAATGTGCCATGCCACAACGGCCAACGAGTCCCAAGACCAGGAATCATCATAGTACAAAAAGTGCCAATCCAGGCGGTGCGGGCAAGATCCACCGCCGTAGCGTGAACGAAATGATGCCGAACGGTCCCACAGCAAGCTTACGGATTGGAACGGTTTGTGCCACTCTGGACACAGAGACGCCAGCATGTGGGGTGAGACGTCGCCGATTCCGAGTCGCCGAAGGAGGCGGAGGACAAGCGCGGGCACACGCGCGCCGTGGCGGACAGGTGGCCGGCAACGACCCGCAGGGGAGTGAATGGATGTGACGGACGATCGCTTCCGCCGGCTGGAAGAGCGGGTCGACGAGCTCCTCGAAGAGGTCGGCGTCCTCAAGGGGCAGATGGAGTTTGTGCGGGCGCACATGGAGGACCAGGACGGCGCGCAGAGGCGGTCGTTCGACTGGCCCGGGTTCGGCAAGTTCGTCGCCCAGGTCATCGCGGCCCTCTTTGCCGGGCACGTCGGGAGCCGCATGAAGTGAGGCGGCTGGCGACGGGCCTCACACCGGCCGCCCTTTCAATCGGCGCTCAAAGCGTGGGCAGGAACTTCGGCGGCCGCCGGGCGCGCGTGCACTGCTCGAACGCGTAGGCCAGGCGAAGCAGTGTCGGCTCGCTCCATGCACGGCCCATGAACGTGATGTTCACCGGCAG
The window above is part of the Clostridia bacterium genome. Proteins encoded here:
- a CDS encoding helix-turn-helix transcriptional regulator — its product is MAGTETREVVRRNIARFFEEHPELTQAQVEQSLGLTRGYISKVLHGRRNPTMALVDRFCARYGLERGYFLGDDDVPSKVSELRREVEEIWMSGELDEEYAAALLTLIRARRARAKKDV